From Herbiconiux flava, one genomic window encodes:
- a CDS encoding Rv2175c family DNA-binding protein, with protein sequence MTDLPATGWLTVPDLVDLLGLTPSKVRRLIEDHHLVATRRDGVLSVPAEFIRDGEPLTELRGTIMVLADNRYEDDEILEWLLSPNELLDATPIAALRAGRKAEVRRIAQAQDF encoded by the coding sequence GTGACTGATCTGCCCGCCACCGGATGGCTGACCGTTCCCGACCTCGTCGACCTGCTGGGGCTCACGCCGAGCAAGGTGCGGCGCCTGATCGAAGACCATCACCTGGTGGCGACCCGCCGCGACGGCGTGCTCTCGGTGCCCGCGGAGTTCATCCGCGACGGCGAGCCGCTGACCGAGCTGCGGGGCACCATCATGGTGCTCGCCGACAACCGCTACGAGGACGACGAGATCCTGGAGTGGCTGCTCTCGCCGAACGAGCTGCTCGACGCGACGCCGATCGCCGCGCTGCGCGCCGGCCGCAAGGCCGAGGTGCGCCGGATCGCCCAGGCCCAGGACTTCTAG